In Humulus lupulus chromosome 7, drHumLupu1.1, whole genome shotgun sequence, the following are encoded in one genomic region:
- the LOC133791731 gene encoding uncharacterized protein LOC133791731, producing MLKLADNFSTFNQRLKYAHFHPHVSVKSDPRSWWKYAYRAVSDKVKKGRLLFLCSSSIKLISIFSLLVGRYAAVVDMNQIDVGEWELKSSFLKAIFLLSLNHKHLFFPYKSIFFSYKSTLVCPACGKISITFDPFIYLSLPLPSTATRQITVTVFYDDGSGLPMLYTVSLLKQGCCKDLSEQLSNACCLNADEILLLAEVYEHKIFRYLENPSELLAPIKEDDHL from the exons ATGTTAAAACTAGCTGATAACTTTTCTACCTTTAATCAACGCTTAAAATATGCGCATTTTCATCCACATGTTTCCGTGAAATCTGATCCTCGTTCTTGGTGGAAGTATGCTTATAGAGCTGTATCTGACAAAGTGAAGAAGGGAAG ACTGTTATTTCTCTGTTCTTCATCAATTAAATTGATTAGTATATTTTCACTGTTAGTTGGAAGATATGCAGCTGTTGTTGACATGAACCAG ATTGATGTAG GTGAGTGGGAATTAAAGTCTTCTTTCTTGAAAGCTATATTTCTTCTTTCCTTGAACCATAAGCATTTATTTTTTCCGTACAAAAGTATTTTCTTCTCTTATAAGTCGACACTGGTTTGCCCAGCATGTGGAAAGATTTCAATCACTTTTGATCCCTTCATTTATTTGTCGTTACCGCTACCTTCAACTGCAACTCGGCAAATAACCGTGACTGTGTTTTACGACGATGGAAGTGGTCTTCCTATGCTATACACTGTTAGTTTGCTAAAGCAAGGTTGCTGTAAAGATCTTAGTGAACAACTAAGTAATGCTTGTTGCTTGAATGCTGATGAGATTCTTCTGCTTGCAGAG GTTTATGAACATAAGATTTTTCGATATTTGGAAAACCCCTCAGAGCTATTGGCTCCAATTAAGGAGGATGAccacttatag